From Streptomyces asiaticus, one genomic window encodes:
- a CDS encoding putative T7SS-secreted protein, with the protein MGDPDAGRAPQIRIPEGAKPKDLIPGNPDDIDDLVLELRAYAGAFQDGKDKLRPLELADWSGKGASEFRKSVDRLPKELTSGHDQFTHAASALAAYATKLRSVQKRCEPIIEDADAARAASKAHGKKVESYNDAVTRGDEQLPEKPSETDPGIAAMEGCVGRLDKLIEELQLVVDASKKKIDKAAEKAPNKPSNWQKVGDGLKDGLWKVHYGILGVAELPASLLKGDAQGFAMQLAGMVDGAAYAAQHPKEFAKAVTNWDMWSKDPLRAAGEITPSLLLALATGGASALRKELQTGRTAAQRLAARKKVLGRDGEASGRADSEGTHDRHTHDRDCEDDPVDVATGEMVMPATDVSLPGALPLVLERTFVSGHTCGGWFGRTWAATLDQRLELDADGIVFVTADGMVLRYGVPTPGEDTYPARGPRWPLRWDGAAGGTMRIEIPERGHTLCFDPLVGNELPLTVIEDRNGRSITFAYGEDGAPREVVHSGGYRIAIDTDPELMRVTGLRLLGVGDAEEGTPLVAFGYNDAGDLTQVFNSADEPMRFTYDDQHRVTSWTDRNGTGFGYVYDHRGRVLRTIGSDDMMTGRFHYDEASRTTVYTDSLGHRITYVFDEAYRAVARTDALGHTTRTEWDPGTRRLPLSVTDPLGHTTRYAYDDSGNLIRVDRPDGTVATATYDAYGRPLEVREPDGAVWRHAYDDRGNRVRTTDPMGAETHYTYDESGNLTSVTDALGHTVTVVCNAAGLPVEVTDASGHTTTVRRGTHGRITRVTDPLGHVTRQGWTIEGKPAWRTRPDGSRETWAWDAEGNLLEHTDPAGNTTRHTHTHFDLPATRTDPDGATYAFSYDTELRLTTVTNPQGRTWTYAYDGAGQVVSETDFNGRTLSYQHDAAGRLISRENGAGEALAYTRDALGRTVATRTADGTETTFAYDAASRLTRAASPDTELSRTYDARGRVLSETVGGRTTSYAYDAAGNRTERITPSGLRSAWTYDAAGRPLSLTTADNSLHFAYDAAGRETTRTFGDDVTLTQAWDAQDRMTGQTVTGPANALIQHRAYTYRPDDHLTEIRELTSGTRRFDLDPVGRVTAVHAHGWTETYAYDAAGNLTHATAPGHESPGDREFTGTLIHRAGRTTYEHDAQGRLTRRTRKLLNGQTRTWTYTWSPEDRLTDATAPDGDHWHYTYDPLGRRIAKQRVAKDGTATDRIDFTWDGTRLAEQTAADGTTLTWDYTPGTHRPLAQTEHQESETRFHAVITDLVGTPTELVTPDGTLAWQHRTTLWGTPLPAPPGSADCPLRFPGQYADPETGLHYNYFRHYDPETALYLTPDPLGLEPAPHHHLYVINPVEWLDPLGLQGCFGSSKTATELRNSPGAVTGGSRLRDVDGDWLRGSSGNAGRIPGQVAHALHGRHFDSFDKFREAFWTEVSKDPSLASQFSPSNQTLMSQGKAPFVADDQSVGGNKRYVLHHATPIQRGGGVYDLDNIIVTTPQYHREVLDPGYHQG; encoded by the coding sequence ATGGGCGATCCGGACGCGGGGCGGGCCCCGCAGATACGGATTCCGGAAGGCGCCAAGCCCAAGGATCTGATCCCCGGCAACCCGGACGACATCGACGACCTGGTGCTCGAGCTGCGCGCGTACGCGGGCGCCTTCCAGGACGGCAAGGACAAGCTGCGGCCGCTGGAGCTGGCGGACTGGTCGGGCAAGGGCGCGAGCGAGTTCCGGAAGTCGGTCGACCGGCTGCCGAAGGAGCTGACCTCGGGCCATGATCAGTTCACCCATGCGGCGAGCGCGCTGGCGGCGTACGCCACCAAGCTGCGGTCGGTGCAGAAGCGGTGTGAGCCGATCATCGAGGACGCGGACGCGGCGCGGGCGGCGTCCAAGGCGCACGGCAAGAAGGTCGAGTCGTACAACGACGCGGTGACGCGCGGCGACGAGCAGTTGCCGGAGAAGCCTTCGGAGACCGATCCGGGCATCGCCGCGATGGAGGGGTGCGTCGGTCGGCTGGACAAGCTGATCGAGGAGTTGCAGCTGGTCGTCGACGCGTCGAAGAAGAAGATCGACAAGGCGGCGGAGAAGGCCCCGAACAAGCCGAGCAACTGGCAGAAGGTCGGGGACGGCCTCAAGGACGGGCTGTGGAAGGTCCACTACGGCATCCTGGGCGTGGCGGAGCTCCCCGCCTCGCTCCTCAAGGGCGACGCCCAGGGCTTCGCGATGCAGCTGGCCGGCATGGTGGACGGCGCGGCGTACGCGGCCCAGCACCCCAAGGAGTTCGCGAAGGCGGTCACGAACTGGGACATGTGGTCCAAGGACCCGCTGCGCGCGGCGGGCGAGATCACCCCGTCGCTGCTGCTCGCCCTGGCCACGGGCGGCGCGAGCGCGCTCCGGAAGGAGCTCCAGACGGGCAGGACCGCCGCCCAGCGGCTGGCGGCCCGTAAGAAGGTCCTGGGCCGGGACGGCGAGGCGTCCGGCCGGGCGGACAGCGAGGGCACCCACGACCGCCACACCCACGACAGGGACTGCGAGGACGACCCCGTCGACGTCGCGACCGGCGAGATGGTCATGCCGGCCACGGATGTGTCCCTGCCCGGGGCGCTCCCCCTGGTCCTGGAGCGCACCTTCGTCTCCGGGCACACCTGCGGCGGCTGGTTCGGCCGCACCTGGGCGGCCACGCTCGACCAGCGGCTGGAGCTGGACGCGGACGGGATCGTGTTCGTCACGGCCGACGGGATGGTGCTGCGCTACGGGGTGCCGACGCCCGGGGAGGACACCTATCCGGCGCGGGGCCCGCGCTGGCCGCTGCGCTGGGACGGCGCGGCGGGCGGCACGATGCGGATCGAGATTCCCGAGCGGGGCCACACGCTGTGCTTCGACCCGCTGGTGGGCAACGAGCTCCCCCTGACGGTGATCGAGGACCGCAACGGTCGGTCGATCACCTTCGCTTATGGGGAGGACGGCGCCCCGCGCGAGGTGGTGCACTCCGGCGGGTACCGCATCGCGATCGACACCGACCCGGAGCTGATGCGCGTCACGGGGCTGCGGCTGCTGGGCGTGGGTGACGCCGAGGAGGGCACCCCGCTGGTCGCCTTCGGCTACAACGACGCGGGCGACCTGACCCAGGTCTTCAACTCGGCCGACGAGCCGATGCGGTTCACCTACGACGACCAGCACCGCGTCACATCATGGACCGACCGCAACGGCACCGGCTTCGGGTACGTCTATGACCACCGGGGCCGGGTGCTGCGCACCATCGGCTCGGACGACATGATGACCGGCCGCTTCCACTACGACGAGGCGTCCCGCACCACCGTCTACACCGACTCGCTCGGCCACCGCATCACGTATGTCTTCGACGAGGCGTACCGGGCGGTGGCCCGCACCGATGCCCTGGGCCACACCACCCGCACCGAGTGGGACCCGGGGACGCGCCGCCTGCCGCTGTCGGTGACGGACCCGCTGGGCCACACCACGCGCTATGCGTACGACGACTCCGGCAACCTGATACGCGTCGACCGCCCGGACGGCACGGTGGCCACGGCCACGTACGACGCGTACGGCCGGCCGCTGGAGGTCCGGGAGCCGGACGGCGCGGTGTGGCGCCACGCCTATGACGACCGGGGCAACCGCGTCCGGACGACGGACCCGATGGGCGCGGAGACGCACTACACGTACGACGAGTCGGGGAACCTGACCTCGGTCACGGACGCGCTGGGCCACACGGTGACCGTGGTGTGCAACGCGGCGGGCCTGCCGGTGGAGGTCACCGACGCGTCGGGCCACACGACCACGGTCCGCCGGGGCACCCATGGCCGCATCACGCGCGTCACCGACCCCTTGGGCCATGTCACCCGCCAAGGCTGGACCATCGAGGGCAAGCCCGCCTGGCGCACCCGGCCGGACGGCAGCCGCGAGACCTGGGCCTGGGACGCCGAGGGCAACCTCCTCGAACACACCGACCCGGCGGGCAACACCACCCGCCACACCCACACCCACTTCGACCTCCCGGCGACACGGACGGACCCGGACGGCGCGACGTACGCCTTCAGTTACGACACCGAGTTGCGCCTGACGACGGTGACGAACCCGCAGGGCCGGACGTGGACGTACGCGTACGACGGGGCGGGGCAGGTCGTCTCCGAGACTGACTTCAACGGCCGCACGCTCAGCTACCAGCACGATGCGGCGGGCCGCCTGATATCCCGGGAGAACGGCGCGGGCGAAGCGCTGGCCTACACGCGTGACGCGCTGGGCCGCACGGTCGCCACGCGCACGGCGGACGGTACGGAGACGACGTTCGCGTACGACGCCGCGAGCCGCCTGACGCGGGCGGCGAGCCCGGACACGGAGCTGAGCCGTACGTATGACGCGCGGGGCCGGGTCCTGTCGGAGACGGTGGGCGGTCGTACGACGTCGTACGCGTACGACGCGGCGGGCAACCGCACCGAGCGGATCACCCCGAGCGGCCTGCGGTCGGCGTGGACGTACGACGCGGCCGGCCGCCCGCTGTCCCTCACCACGGCGGACAACTCCCTGCACTTCGCGTACGACGCGGCGGGCCGCGAGACGACGCGGACGTTCGGCGACGATGTGACCCTGACGCAGGCGTGGGACGCCCAGGACCGCATGACGGGCCAGACCGTCACCGGCCCGGCCAACGCCCTGATCCAACACCGGGCGTACACCTACCGCCCGGACGACCACCTCACCGAGATCCGCGAGCTGACGTCCGGCACCCGCCGCTTCGACCTCGACCCGGTCGGCCGCGTGACGGCGGTCCACGCGCACGGCTGGACCGAGACCTACGCCTACGACGCGGCGGGCAACCTGACGCACGCCACGGCCCCGGGCCACGAGTCGCCCGGCGACCGGGAGTTCACCGGCACGCTGATCCACCGCGCGGGCCGCACGACGTACGAACACGACGCCCAGGGCCGCCTGACCCGCCGCACCCGCAAACTGCTGAACGGCCAGACCCGCACCTGGACCTACACCTGGAGCCCCGAGGACCGCCTGACGGACGCGACAGCCCCGGACGGCGACCACTGGCACTACACCTACGACCCGTTGGGCCGCCGCATCGCGAAACAACGCGTCGCGAAGGACGGCACGGCCACCGACCGTATCGACTTCACCTGGGACGGCACCCGCCTGGCCGAGCAGACGGCGGCCGACGGCACAACGCTGACGTGGGACTACACCCCGGGCACCCACCGCCCCCTGGCCCAAACCGAGCACCAGGAATCCGAGACCCGCTTCCACGCCGTCATCACCGACCTGGTCGGCACCCCCACGGAACTGGTCACCCCCGACGGCACCCTCGCCTGGCAACACCGCACCACCCTCTGGGGCACCCCCCTCCCCGCCCCACCCGGCTCAGCCGACTGCCCCCTCCGCTTCCCCGGCCAATACGCCGACCCGGAAACCGGCCTCCACTACAACTACTTCCGCCACTACGACCCGGAAACCGCCCTCTACCTCACTCCCGACCCTCTGGGTCTCGAACCCGCACCCCACCATCATCTTTATGTCATCAATCCTGTTGAGTGGCTGGACCCGCTTGGGTTACAAGGATGCTTTGGATCTTCGAAGACAGCAACTGAGCTCAGGAACAGTCCAGGTGCCGTAACAGGAGGCTCGCGCCTCAGAGACGTTGACGGCGATTGGCTCCGCGGAAGTTCAGGAAACGCCGGAAGGATACCCGGCCAAGTCGCTCACGCCCTTCACGGAAGGCACTTCGACAGCTTCGATAAATTCCGCGAGGCATTCTGGACCGAGGTGTCCAAGGATCCTTCGCTAGCTTCGCAGTTCAGCCCTTCGAACCAGACACTCATGTCGCAAGGGAAGGCGCCGTTTGTGGCAGACGATCAGAGCGTCGGGGGAAATAAGCGGTACGTCCTCCACCATGCGACTCCTATTCAGCGCGGCGGTGGCGTGTACGACCTTGATAACATCATTGTGACCACACCACAGTACCATAGGGAAGTACTGGACCCTGGATATCACCAGGGCTAG
- a CDS encoding SseB family protein, with amino-acid sequence MSEPEKWAALRKARLYFQRPEEPGFLVSETAEDGPLVPVFTSVEGLARFAGACGWASTTVEDLVGLLPEGVRALVDPLGERPFLLDARTLCDADGREADGQEAEGQGADGRQADAREEGAERGGS; translated from the coding sequence ATGTCGGAGCCGGAGAAGTGGGCGGCGCTGCGGAAGGCGCGGCTGTACTTCCAGCGTCCGGAGGAGCCGGGCTTCCTGGTCTCGGAGACCGCCGAGGACGGCCCGCTCGTGCCGGTCTTCACCTCGGTCGAGGGGCTCGCGCGCTTCGCGGGGGCGTGCGGATGGGCGTCCACGACCGTCGAGGACCTGGTGGGCCTGTTGCCCGAGGGCGTACGGGCGCTGGTGGATCCGCTGGGCGAGCGCCCCTTCCTCCTGGACGCGCGGACGCTGTGCGACGCGGACGGCCGGGAAGCAGACGGCCAGGAAGCGGAAGGCCAGGGAGCAGACGGCCGGCAAGCAGACGCCCGCGAGGAGGGGGCTGAGCGTGGCGGATCCTGA
- a CDS encoding 4Fe-4S domain-containing protein, whose amino-acid sequence MDHWYVDDRCTNCDVARQLAPELISEVGGRSEVVRQPRDEAEARRLHAAVFACPTRSIRPASGQPDRALDPFPMALDDGVLICGHNSQHNAGANSYLLPRPSGTAMMIDTPRWSRELAGRYAASGPVTDVLLTHRDHAAHGRRYADHFGARLWIHEGDLDAAPDADQVIRGLEPVEIGPGVTAQPLPGHTRGSVLYLADDRYCFSGDSIYWSRSLGDLAVAESVTWHSIEELAASLARVAGRLRCEWMLPGHGDRCHLDADEMSRRLRALAERTALLRPRPIDFTAVRW is encoded by the coding sequence ATGGACCACTGGTACGTGGACGACCGCTGTACCAACTGCGATGTCGCAAGGCAGTTAGCGCCCGAGCTGATCAGCGAGGTCGGCGGGCGGTCGGAGGTCGTGCGTCAGCCGCGCGACGAGGCGGAGGCGCGGCGCCTGCACGCCGCCGTGTTCGCCTGCCCCACCCGCTCGATCCGCCCGGCGTCCGGGCAGCCGGACCGGGCGCTCGACCCGTTCCCCATGGCCCTGGACGACGGTGTACTGATCTGCGGCCACAACTCCCAACACAACGCCGGGGCCAACTCCTATCTGCTGCCGCGGCCGTCCGGCACGGCGATGATGATCGACACACCGCGCTGGAGCCGGGAGCTGGCCGGGCGTTACGCGGCGTCGGGCCCCGTCACCGATGTGCTGCTGACCCACCGCGACCACGCCGCACACGGCCGTCGTTACGCCGATCACTTCGGCGCCCGGCTGTGGATCCACGAGGGCGACCTGGACGCGGCGCCCGACGCCGACCAGGTGATCCGGGGCCTGGAGCCCGTGGAGATCGGCCCGGGGGTCACCGCCCAGCCGCTGCCGGGCCACACCCGGGGCAGTGTGCTCTACCTCGCGGACGACCGGTACTGCTTCAGCGGTGACAGCATCTACTGGTCGCGCTCGCTCGGAGATCTGGCCGTGGCGGAGAGCGTGACCTGGCACTCCATCGAGGAGCTGGCCGCCTCACTGGCGAGGGTGGCCGGACGGCTGCGGTGCGAGTGGATGCTGCCGGGCCACGGCGACCGGTGCCATCTGGACGCCGACGAGATGTCCCGGCGGTTGCGGGCGCTGGCGGAGCGCACGGCGCTGCTGCGGCCCCGGCCGATCGACTTCACGGCCGTCCGGTGGTGA
- the fabG gene encoding 3-oxoacyl-[acyl-carrier-protein] reductase — protein MSRSVLVTGGNRGIGLAIARAFADAGDKVAITYRSGEPPAGFLAVKCDITEPEQVEQAYKEIEEKHGTVEVLVANAGVTRDQLLMRMTEEDFAAVLETNLTGTFRVVKRANRGMLRARKGRVVLISSVVGLMGSAGQANYAASKAGLVGFARSLARELGSRNITVNVVAPGFVDTDMTRALNDDQRENIVKQVPLARYAQPEEIAASVRFLASDEAAYITGAVLPVDGGLGMGH, from the coding sequence TTGAGCCGCTCGGTTCTCGTCACCGGAGGCAACCGCGGCATCGGCCTCGCCATCGCCCGTGCCTTTGCCGATGCTGGCGACAAGGTCGCCATCACCTACCGGTCCGGTGAGCCGCCGGCCGGCTTCCTCGCGGTCAAGTGCGACATCACCGAGCCGGAGCAGGTCGAGCAGGCGTACAAGGAGATCGAGGAGAAGCACGGCACGGTCGAGGTCCTGGTGGCCAACGCCGGGGTCACCCGCGACCAGCTGCTGATGCGGATGACCGAGGAGGACTTCGCCGCCGTCCTCGAGACCAACCTCACCGGCACGTTCCGCGTGGTCAAGCGGGCCAACCGGGGGATGCTGCGGGCCCGTAAGGGGCGCGTGGTGCTGATCTCGTCGGTCGTCGGGCTGATGGGTTCGGCCGGTCAGGCGAACTACGCCGCGTCCAAGGCGGGCCTGGTGGGCTTCGCCCGCTCCCTCGCCCGTGAGCTGGGCTCGCGCAACATCACCGTCAATGTGGTCGCGCCCGGATTCGTCGACACGGACATGACGCGCGCGCTCAACGACGACCAGCGCGAGAACATCGTGAAGCAGGTACCGCTCGCGCGTTACGCGCAGCCCGAGGAGATCGCCGCCTCGGTCCGCTTCCTGGCCTCCGACGAGGCCGCGTACATCACTGGAGCCGTCCTCCCTGTCGACGGCGGATTGGGCATGGGTCACTGA
- the fabI gene encoding enoyl-ACP reductase FabI has product MSGILAGKRILVTGIITEASIAFHAAKLAQEEGAEVILTGFGRVSLVERIAKRLPKPAPVIELDVQNQEQLDGLADKVREHLGEGVDLDGVVHSIAFGPQGAFNFLEGTWEDVSTAVHVSAYSLKALTMACLPVMPRGGSIVGLTFDAQFAWPKYDWMGVAKAALESTNRYLARDLGEKNVRCNLVSAGPIKSMAAKSIPGFEELADVWNHRAPIGWDLTDPEPAGRGVVALLSDWFPRTTGEIVHVDGGVHMMGA; this is encoded by the coding sequence ATGAGTGGAATTCTCGCTGGTAAGCGCATCCTGGTCACGGGCATCATCACCGAGGCGTCCATCGCCTTCCACGCCGCCAAGCTGGCCCAGGAGGAGGGCGCCGAGGTCATCCTCACCGGCTTCGGCCGGGTCTCCCTCGTCGAGCGGATCGCCAAGCGGCTGCCCAAGCCCGCCCCGGTCATCGAGCTGGACGTGCAGAACCAGGAGCAGCTGGACGGCCTGGCCGACAAGGTGCGCGAGCACCTGGGCGAGGGTGTCGACCTCGACGGCGTGGTGCACTCCATCGCCTTCGGCCCGCAGGGCGCGTTCAACTTCCTCGAGGGCACCTGGGAGGACGTCAGCACGGCCGTGCATGTCTCCGCCTACTCCCTCAAGGCGCTCACCATGGCGTGCCTGCCGGTCATGCCGCGCGGCGGCTCGATCGTCGGTCTGACCTTCGACGCCCAGTTCGCCTGGCCGAAGTACGACTGGATGGGCGTGGCCAAGGCGGCGCTGGAGTCCACCAACCGCTACCTCGCCCGCGACCTCGGCGAGAAGAACGTCCGCTGCAACCTGGTCTCCGCCGGGCCCATCAAGTCCATGGCCGCGAAGTCCATCCCCGGCTTCGAGGAGCTCGCGGACGTGTGGAACCACCGGGCCCCGATCGGCTGGGACCTGACCGACCCGGAGCCGGCCGGCCGTGGCGTCGTGGCCCTGCTGTCCGACTGGTTCCCGCGCACCACGGGCGAGATCGTGCATGTCGACGGCGGTGTGCACATGATGGGTGCCTGA
- a CDS encoding FadR/GntR family transcriptional regulator has product MPLTSPRRSALADQVIAQLRAQITSGEWPVGSRIPTEPELVEQLGVARNTVREAVRALAHNGLLDIRQGSGTYVLATSELAGVMHRRFAGADPRHVAELRSALETKAAQLAAERRTEQDLKQLDAQLDRRERAWEAGDPDAFVEADATLHMAVVAAAHNDVLAELYADLGAVVRDFLRADVDSGMGPDTYVDHGRLVEAIREGAGERAAAEASTHPFGCRFRSR; this is encoded by the coding sequence ATGCCGCTGACCTCGCCCCGGCGCTCCGCCCTCGCCGACCAGGTGATCGCCCAGCTGCGCGCCCAGATCACCTCGGGCGAGTGGCCCGTGGGCTCGCGGATCCCCACCGAGCCCGAGCTGGTCGAGCAGCTCGGGGTCGCGCGCAACACCGTGCGGGAGGCCGTGCGCGCCCTCGCGCACAACGGGCTGCTGGACATCCGCCAGGGCTCGGGCACATATGTGCTGGCCACCAGCGAACTGGCCGGGGTGATGCACCGCCGCTTCGCCGGTGCCGACCCCCGTCATGTGGCCGAGCTGCGCAGCGCCCTAGAGACCAAGGCGGCCCAGCTGGCCGCGGAGCGCCGTACCGAGCAGGACCTCAAGCAGCTGGACGCCCAGTTGGACCGGCGCGAGCGGGCCTGGGAGGCGGGCGACCCGGACGCCTTCGTCGAGGCGGACGCCACCTTGCACATGGCGGTCGTGGCCGCCGCGCACAACGATGTGCTGGCCGAGCTGTACGCGGATCTGGGCGCGGTCGTACGGGACTTCCTGCGCGCGGACGTCGACAGCGGGATGGGCCCGGACACATATGTGGACCACGGACGGCTGGTGGAGGCGATCCGGGAGGGGGCCGGGGAGCGGGCGGCGGCCGAGGCCAGCACCCACCCGTTCGGCTGCCGTTTCCGCAGCCGCTGA
- a CDS encoding CynX/NimT family MFS transporter — translation MPTPPSDDLATPETAASAPRPAEPGGPRRAASPWRGRVMAAGLMLAALNLRPAVTSLGPLLEEVRDDLGMSGTVAGVLTSVPAACFALFGLTAPRLARRWGPGAIVCAGLAAIATGLLLRPFAGGTVVFLAASALALAGIAVSNILMPVIVKRWFPDRVGAMTGLYSMGLSLGTAAAAAATVPMTDALGGSWRSGLGVWALLAAVALVPWLFLARAGASGPEAGGTDTDASAAAETAAAPADAPAVRITRSPLAWAMAVFFGFQATAAYISMGWMPQIFRDAGVSASTSGLLLAVMMAMGVPLAFVLPRIAARLRHQGVLVVILGVFGLTGYAGLWLAPAEGAWAWAVLLGIANCAFPLALTMIGMRTRTHAGVVRLSAFAQSVGYLLSIPGPLLVGVLYQHSGGWGQPLALMAGFMVPQIVAGVLAGRDRHLEDEG, via the coding sequence ATGCCTACGCCCCCGTCTGACGACCTCGCGACGCCCGAGACCGCCGCCTCCGCGCCCCGCCCGGCGGAACCCGGAGGACCGCGCCGCGCGGCCTCGCCCTGGCGCGGCCGCGTCATGGCGGCAGGGCTCATGCTCGCCGCGCTCAATCTCCGCCCCGCCGTCACCAGTCTCGGCCCGCTGCTCGAGGAGGTCCGCGACGACCTCGGGATGAGCGGTACCGTCGCCGGAGTGCTCACCTCCGTGCCCGCGGCCTGCTTCGCACTCTTCGGGCTCACCGCGCCGCGGCTGGCCCGGCGGTGGGGGCCGGGGGCCATCGTCTGCGCCGGGCTGGCCGCCATCGCCACCGGTCTGCTGCTGCGCCCCTTCGCCGGCGGGACCGTGGTCTTCCTGGCCGCCAGCGCGCTCGCCCTGGCCGGGATCGCGGTGAGCAACATCCTGATGCCGGTGATCGTCAAGCGCTGGTTCCCGGACCGGGTCGGCGCGATGACCGGGCTGTACTCGATGGGCCTGTCGCTGGGCACGGCCGCCGCCGCGGCGGCCACCGTGCCCATGACCGACGCGCTGGGCGGCTCCTGGCGGAGCGGGCTCGGGGTGTGGGCGCTGCTCGCCGCGGTGGCGCTGGTGCCCTGGCTGTTCCTCGCCCGCGCCGGTGCGAGCGGCCCGGAGGCGGGCGGTACGGACACGGACGCATCTGCCGCGGCCGAGACCGCCGCGGCCCCCGCCGACGCCCCCGCGGTGCGCATCACCCGCTCCCCCCTGGCCTGGGCGATGGCGGTCTTCTTCGGCTTCCAGGCCACCGCCGCGTACATCTCCATGGGCTGGATGCCGCAGATCTTCCGGGACGCGGGGGTCTCCGCCTCCACCTCGGGTCTGCTGCTGGCCGTGATGATGGCGATGGGTGTGCCGCTCGCCTTCGTCCTGCCGCGGATCGCCGCCCGGCTGCGGCACCAGGGCGTCCTGGTCGTCATCCTCGGCGTCTTCGGGCTCACCGGTTACGCCGGGCTGTGGCTGGCCCCGGCCGAGGGCGCCTGGGCATGGGCCGTGCTGCTCGGCATCGCCAACTGCGCCTTCCCGCTCGCCCTCACCATGATCGGGATGCGGACGAGGACCCACGCGGGCGTCGTCCGGCTGTCGGCCTTCGCGCAGAGCGTCGGCTATCTGCTGTCCATCCCGGGCCCGCTGCTGGTCGGCGTGCTCTACCAGCACAGCGGTGGCTGGGGGCAGCCGCTCGCGCTGATGGCCGGGTTCATGGTGCCGCAGATCGTCGCGGGCGTACTGGCCGGACGCGACCGCCACCTCGAGGACGAAGGCTGA
- a CDS encoding SGM_5486 family transporter-associated protein: MPVLDENPPNGQKKLLVIFGVMLGITVVIAVIATIASP; the protein is encoded by the coding sequence ATGCCAGTGCTCGATGAGAACCCCCCGAACGGCCAGAAGAAGCTCCTCGTCATCTTCGGCGTGATGCTGGGCATCACCGTGGTCATCGCCGTGATCGCCACCATCGCCTCGCCCTGA
- a CDS encoding SixA phosphatase family protein, with protein sequence MSVDVPRRIVLLRHAKADWPQVADHERPLAERGRNDAPLAGRRIAEAGLTPELTLCSTALRTRETWKLVVHELPQRPKTVYEERLYDAPVGQLIEVINETSDDVTDLLVVGHNPGMHGLADALAGEADEDAKERMDRGAFPTSAFAVVTFSGSWKSVEIGCGRLTSFWAPHE encoded by the coding sequence ATGAGCGTCGATGTGCCCCGCAGGATTGTCCTCCTTCGACACGCCAAGGCCGACTGGCCCCAGGTGGCCGACCATGAGCGCCCGCTCGCGGAGCGCGGCCGCAATGACGCCCCGCTCGCCGGGCGCCGGATCGCGGAGGCCGGTCTCACCCCCGAACTCACCCTCTGCTCCACCGCACTGCGCACCCGTGAGACCTGGAAGCTGGTGGTCCACGAGCTGCCGCAGCGTCCCAAGACCGTCTACGAGGAGCGGCTGTACGACGCCCCGGTCGGTCAGCTCATCGAGGTGATCAACGAGACTTCGGACGACGTCACCGACCTGCTGGTCGTCGGCCACAACCCCGGGATGCACGGCCTCGCCGACGCGCTGGCGGGCGAGGCCGACGAGGACGCCAAGGAGCGCATGGACCGTGGCGCCTTCCCCACCTCCGCGTTCGCGGTCGTGACCTTCAGCGGCTCGTGGAAGTCGGTCGAGATCGGCTGCGGGCGGCTGACCAGCTTCTGGGCGCCCCACGAGTGA